Below is a window of Nocardioides sp. S-1144 DNA.
CGCGGGTGCAGCACCGCACCGAAGCGCCGGACCGACTCCTCCCAGTCGGCGCGGGCCCGCTTCACGGCCCGCGCCCGGCCGGCTCCGAAGAAGTCCTCCCAGTAGAGGTTGGTCGCGCCGAGGCCCTCGGCGGTGACGAGCCGCTCGCGCTTGCGCTCGTCGAAGACGACGTCGCGGGCCTCGCGGTCGGCGACCCCGCCCTGCTCCGGCGTCAACACCTTGATGCGGCCGTGCACCTCGAACACGTGGTTGCCCACCCGCAGGTCGCACCAGGCGACCGACCCGGTCGAGAGCGCCACCGGGAACTGGAGGTCGACGTCACCGATCCCCAGGCCGAGGACGAGGTCTCGGCCGAGCGACTCCGCGGCGGACTCCGCACGCGGGTCGGCGAGGCCGATCACCTGCCGCACGGTGGTGACGTAGGGCCAGTGCCGCATCACGTCGACGGCCTCCCACAGGGCTCCGCGGGCGACACCGGCCCGCATCGCGGAGTCGGCGGTCACCAGCCCGGCCCGCAGGCCGTGCTCCCGCACGACGTCGCAGACGGTGCGTGCCCGCTCGAGCGTGGGGTGCCCGTCGACGTCGACGACCTGGTCCTGGCGGTAGCGGGCGAGGTGGTGCTTGACGTGCCCCTTCGTCCAGGCGTTGGTGAAGCCGGGGCGGGTGATGTGCGCGTAGGGCCGTTCGGGATTCAGCATCTCCAGGCCGAGGGCGTGCGCGGCCGAGTCGTGGCTGAGCACCCACCCCCGCCTCATCGCCATCACGGCCGCCTTGGCCCTCATCAGGGGCTGGCCGCGGTACGGGTCGAGGGAGTCCCACAGCTCGGCGTCGCCGTAGACACCGCGGTGCGCGACCACCCAGTCGCGACGCTTCAGGTAGCCGGCGATGGTGGTGGGGCTGACCCCGAGGTCGAGCGCGTCCACCCGGCGGATGAGACCACCCTGGGTGGCCAGGCGGGCGACGACTCTGGGGTCCATGGGCCGATCGTGCCGTGCGCCGGTACGGCGCGCACGGGCCTGCGGAGCGCCTGTGGAGAACGCTCCGGGGCACCGTCCTGGGGCGAGCCCGGCCGGGCGGGTAACCCACCGTTACGCCGACTTACCCGCCTGTATACGGGCGGGTAAGTGCGAGCAACGGTGAGTTACCCGTCTGGTCACGCAGCCCGGCCGCGGGCCTGGGAGCGGGGCTCAGGCCAGGAGCTCGGCGTAGGCCGTCGGGCTCGAGTCGCGCAGGAACTCCGAGCAGCGGGTCCACTCGTCGTCCTCGCCGATCGCCCGGGCGGCCTTGGCGAGCAGGGAGAGGCAGACCAGGAAGCCGCGGTTGGGCTCGTGCTCCCACGGGACCGGGCCGTGTCCCTTCCAGCCGTTGCGGCGCAGCATGTCGAGCGAGCGGTGGTAGCCCACGCGGGCGTAGGCGTAGACGGTCACCGCGTCGACCTCCTGGGAGACCGCCTCGGAGGCCAGGGCCGCCCAGGCCACGGGCGAGGCGGGGTAGGCGCGCACCGCGTCGATGGGGCTGGTCCCAGAGCCCAGGACGTCGGCCGCCGGGTCGGGCGGGAGGTGGGTGGGCGGGGGGCCGGCCATCAGGTCACCGAAGGAGCTCATGGCCTCATCATGGCCGACGCCCCCACCCGGTGGTCGCGGGTGGGGGCGTCGGTCGAGCGGTCGAGCGGGTGGGGCGGCGGCGCTCAGCGCCGGTAGAGCGGGCGCGCCGGCGGGCAGACCCGGCCGTCCGGCGGGAGCGTGCGGTGCACCAGGTAGTCGGCCATCGTCCGGCTGATGCAGGCACCGCCGCCGAGGGCGCCGTGGCCCCAGGCGTCGTACTGGGTGAACACCGAGTCACGGAACAGCGAGTTCACCTTCCGGGCGCCGCGCACCGGCGTGGCCGGGTCGTGGCTGTTGCCGACGACGAGCAGCGGGTACGACGTCGAGGTCCTCCAGGGGCCGCGGAACGAGTCGGAGCCGTCACCGACGCCCCCCTTCGCGCACAGCGACGAGGCCCAGGTCCAGGAGCGGCCGAACCACGGCTGCACCCGGTCGGCGAGCTTCGCGGAGCGCTCCCAGGCGCCGGGCGACTGCGGGTTGCGGCCGTCGCTGCAGGTGACGGCCTGGAAGAGGACGTCGACCGTGCTGGGGCGGGCCGCCGGGGCCGTCGAGGGCACCGAGGTCGAGGAGAGGGCCGGCGCGGCGTACGGGCCGCGCTCGTCGAGGTCGCGGCGCAGGTCGGCAAGGACCCGGAAGCTCGAGACCCGGGCGACGTCGACCCGCCGGCCCCGCGTGCCGCGGGCGGCCGCGGTCAGCTCGGCGTACAGGCCCGCGACGAACTGCGCGAAGTAGCGCGGACCGACCGGGTCGTAGAGGGCGCCGAGGCCGAAGCCGACGACGTCCTGGTAGACCCACGGCTCGCCGTCGAGGGTCAGCCGGCCCTGGCGGGCGGCCCGGACGACGGCCTGCCACTTGGCCAGCGAGGCCGGCGCGAGCTCGCACCGCGTCGGTCCGACGCGGTCACACTCGGTCCAGGCGGCGGTCAGCGCCTCGTAGGCGCCCTTGCCGCTGCCGATGCGGTAGCTGAAGGGGTGCTGCACCTTCTTTCCGCGGCCGCCGGTCGACCAGGCGACCGGGTCGAGGACGCCGTCGACGACCAGCGCCCGGATGTTGTCGGGGAACATCGCGGCGTAGGTGGTGCCGAGGTGGCTGCCGTAGGAGATGCCGTAGTAGGACAGGCGCGGCTCGCGCAGGGCGCGGCGGACCAGCTCCATGTCGCGGGCGACGTCGGCGGTCGAGGCGTGGTCGAGCAGGTCGCTGGACTGCTGGCGGCAGGCGCGGCGGATGCTGTCGTCGGAGCGGACCTGCTGCTGGACCTGGCGCGAGCCGACGGGGAAGCCGAAGAAGTCGCCGGGCACGCGGATCGTGCCGCGGCACGTCGTCCGCCCGCTGCCGCCGACGCCGCGCGGGTCGATGCCGATGACGTCGAAGCGGGCGTCGACGTCCTTGCCGAGGACCGAACCGGCGTCGACGGCGAAGCCGGCCGACGAGCCGCCGGGTCCGCCCGGGTTCACGAACAGGCTGCCGATCCGGCGCCCGGGCCGGGCGGCGGCCACCTTGACGACGGCGAGCCGGGTGGTGGCGCCGCGCGGGTCGTCGTAGTCGAGCGGCACCCGCGGGGTCGCGCACCTGACGCGCGCCCGCCGCTCCTTCGGGATGTCGCCGGCGAAGGAGCAGGTCTTCCAGTCCAGCCTCGGCAGCGGGGCCCGTGCGACCTGGGCCTCGTCGGGCGAGACCCGCGCGGCGGGCGCCGAGGAGGAGGCCGACGGCGTCCCGGTCCCCGGGGACCGGCCTGGCGGGTCGTCGGCCCTGGAGGGACCGGTGGACAGCAGGCCGGCCACCAGGGCGGCGACGGACAGGGCTGCGAGCTTGCGCAAGGGTGCTCCCGAGGAGTCAGGTGATGGGCTGCACCCATCCTGGGCTGATCGGGGCCCGCGTCAAGGGTGTGGCCGCGCGAGTCTCAGATCGTGCGGCCGGCCGAGCGCAGGTTCTCGCACGCCTCGACGACCCGGGCGGCCATGCCGGCCTCGCCGGCCTTGCCCCACGCCCGCGGGTCGTAGGTCTTCTTGTTGCCGACCTCGCCGTCGATCTTCAGGACCCCGTCGTAGTGGGCGAACATGTGACCGGCGACCGGGCGGGTGAAGGCGTACTGGGTGTCGGTGTCGACGTTCATCTTCACCACGCCGTAGTCGAGGGCCTCGGCGATCTCCTCGGCCGTGGAGCCCGAGCCGCCGTGGAAGACGAGGTGGAAGGGCTTGGCGCCCTCCTCGAGGCCGAACTCCTGCACGACCGCGGCCTGGGCGTCGCGCAGCACCGACGGGCGCAGCTTCACGTTGCCGGGCTTGTAGACGCCGTGCACGTTGCCGAAGGTCAGGGCCGTCATGTAGTAGCCCTGGTCGCCGTGGCCGAGCGCCCGGGCGGTCGCGATGGCGTCCTCGGGGGTCGAGTAGAGCTTGTCGTTGATCTCGGCCTCGACGCCGTCCTCCTCGCCACCGACGACCCCGACCTCGATCTCGAGGATGATCTTGGCGGCGATGCACTTCTCGAGCAGCTCGGCGGCGATCGAGAGGTTCTCGTCGAGCGGCACGGCCGAGCCGTCCCACATGTGCGACTGGAACAGCGGCGCCTGGCCGGCCTTGACCCGCTCGACCGAGAGGTCGAGCAGCGGGCGGACGAAGCCGTCGAGCTTGTCCTTCGGGCAGTGGTCGGTGTGCAGCGCGATGTTGACGGGGTAGCTCTTGGCGACCTCGGCGGCGTAGGCGGCGAAGGCCAGCGAGCCCGACACCATGTTCTTGACCGTCGGCCCGGAGAGGTAGTCGGCGCCACCGGTCGAGACCTGGATGATCCCGTCGCTGCCGGCCTCGGCGAAGCCGGCCAGGGCGGCGTTGAGCGTCTGGGACGACGACACGTTGATCGCCGGGAAGGCGTAGGCACCGGCCTTCGCGGTGTCCAGCATCTCGGCGTACTTCTCGGGGGTGGCGATGGGCATGCGGGGGCTCCTCGGGACGACGTCGGTCTGACCACGGACCCTAGTGCTTACCGGCCCGTAGGGTCGTTCCATGCGACGCGCGCGGACACTGCACACGAGCCGCCGGGACGCCACCGTCCGGCTCTCCCCCGAGGACACCTGGTCGGTCGTCGCGTCCGGTCGCGCCGGTCGGCAGTGGTACGTCGACGCGGCGCCGCTGGTCTTCCGCCGTGCGATCGACCGGCTCGTGCTCGGCCCCGGCCTGCGGCGCCCGCCGCCCGGCCGCCCGCTGCTCGCCACCGGCGACCGGGTCGGGTTCTGGCGGGTCACCGACGCCGACCACCGGGCCCGCCGGCTCGCGCTCGAGGCCGACGTCCGCGCCCCCGGCACGGTGAGGCTCGAGGCCGTCGTCCGCGCCGACGAGGAGGTCGAGGGCGCCAGCACCGTCTCGGTCACCATCGGCTTCGCCCCGCGCGGCGTCCTCGGCCACGCCTACCTGCTCGCCGACCTGCCCGCCCGCGAGGCCGTCACCGAGCTGGTGGTGCTCGACGTCCTGACGATTCTCCGGCGCCACGACAACCCCGACGGGTCGGCCTCCGTAGACCAGGCATGAACGAGCACCACGACCTCGCCGACCACCTCGACTCCTCCTTCGGGGACGGCCCCCCGCTCCCCCCGGCCGACGCCCGGCTCCGCGCCGGACGCCGCGCGTTGCGCCGGCGCCGCCTCACCGTCGGGGCGGGTGCGGTCGCGGTGGTCGCGGTCCTCGGCACCGCCTACACCGTCCTCGACGACGACTCCGCCCCGACCGGCGGCGGGGTCGACGTGGCCGGCACACCGACGTCCACCGCCGCGCCGAGCACGTCGAGCGCGCCGACCGACGCACCGACCAGCGCGCCGGCCACCGGGTCGCCGCGCCCGTCGCGCGACCTCCACGGCTCCGACGTCTGGCTCGACGCCGACGGCTCCGTGCTCAAGGCGCGCGGCGTGACCGTGACGCAGCGCATCGCCAACCCGCTCGCGTCGGTGCCGCCGAACCGCTCGCTGGGGATCGCCTACTCCCGCGACGGCGAGGACTACTGGGCACTGCTCGAGTACGACCCCACCGGCGGGTCCGCGAGCTGGGACCCGGCCCGCAAGTCCTTCGCGACCCTGCA
It encodes the following:
- a CDS encoding type IV toxin-antitoxin system AbiEi family antitoxin domain-containing protein codes for the protein MDPRVVARLATQGGLIRRVDALDLGVSPTTIAGYLKRRDWVVAHRGVYGDAELWDSLDPYRGQPLMRAKAAVMAMRRGWVLSHDSAAHALGLEMLNPERPYAHITRPGFTNAWTKGHVKHHLARYRQDQVVDVDGHPTLERARTVCDVVREHGLRAGLVTADSAMRAGVARGALWEAVDVMRHWPYVTTVRQVIGLADPRAESAAESLGRDLVLGLGIGDVDLQFPVALSTGSVAWCDLRVGNHVFEVHGRIKVLTPEQGGVADREARDVVFDERKRERLVTAEGLGATNLYWEDFFGAGRARAVKRARADWEESVRRFGAVLHPRLEQNARMLRERYGRRDAG
- a CDS encoding DUF3151 domain-containing protein is translated as MSSFGDLMAGPPPTHLPPDPAADVLGSGTSPIDAVRAYPASPVAWAALASEAVSQEVDAVTVYAYARVGYHRSLDMLRRNGWKGHGPVPWEHEPNRGFLVCLSLLAKAARAIGEDDEWTRCSEFLRDSSPTAYAELLA
- a CDS encoding alpha/beta fold hydrolase, with the translated sequence MRKLAALSVAALVAGLLSTGPSRADDPPGRSPGTGTPSASSSAPAARVSPDEAQVARAPLPRLDWKTCSFAGDIPKERRARVRCATPRVPLDYDDPRGATTRLAVVKVAAARPGRRIGSLFVNPGGPGGSSAGFAVDAGSVLGKDVDARFDVIGIDPRGVGGSGRTTCRGTIRVPGDFFGFPVGSRQVQQQVRSDDSIRRACRQQSSDLLDHASTADVARDMELVRRALREPRLSYYGISYGSHLGTTYAAMFPDNIRALVVDGVLDPVAWSTGGRGKKVQHPFSYRIGSGKGAYEALTAAWTECDRVGPTRCELAPASLAKWQAVVRAARQGRLTLDGEPWVYQDVVGFGLGALYDPVGPRYFAQFVAGLYAELTAAARGTRGRRVDVARVSSFRVLADLRRDLDERGPYAAPALSSTSVPSTAPAARPSTVDVLFQAVTCSDGRNPQSPGAWERSAKLADRVQPWFGRSWTWASSLCAKGGVGDGSDSFRGPWRTSTSYPLLVVGNSHDPATPVRGARKVNSLFRDSVFTQYDAWGHGALGGGACISRTMADYLVHRTLPPDGRVCPPARPLYRR
- the fbaA gene encoding class II fructose-bisphosphate aldolase translates to MPIATPEKYAEMLDTAKAGAYAFPAINVSSSQTLNAALAGFAEAGSDGIIQVSTGGADYLSGPTVKNMVSGSLAFAAYAAEVAKSYPVNIALHTDHCPKDKLDGFVRPLLDLSVERVKAGQAPLFQSHMWDGSAVPLDENLSIAAELLEKCIAAKIILEIEVGVVGGEEDGVEAEINDKLYSTPEDAIATARALGHGDQGYYMTALTFGNVHGVYKPGNVKLRPSVLRDAQAAVVQEFGLEEGAKPFHLVFHGGSGSTAEEIAEALDYGVVKMNVDTDTQYAFTRPVAGHMFAHYDGVLKIDGEVGNKKTYDPRAWGKAGEAGMAARVVEACENLRSAGRTI
- a CDS encoding DUF2867 domain-containing protein, which produces MRRARTLHTSRRDATVRLSPEDTWSVVASGRAGRQWYVDAAPLVFRRAIDRLVLGPGLRRPPPGRPLLATGDRVGFWRVTDADHRARRLALEADVRAPGTVRLEAVVRADEEVEGASTVSVTIGFAPRGVLGHAYLLADLPAREAVTELVVLDVLTILRRHDNPDGSASVDQA